The following coding sequences are from one Gossypium raimondii isolate GPD5lz chromosome 4, ASM2569854v1, whole genome shotgun sequence window:
- the LOC105780023 gene encoding splicing factor U2af large subunit B isoform X1 — translation MTDCEETRHQGNGDNLENSYGGGSSPQPRSDNQKDSKSQHGSRDYERESSRSREKERERVHDKEREKDRDRHRDRDRDREKDRDRDRHHRDRHRDRSRERSERRDRGRDRDDDDYYRSRDYDRRRDYDRDRKDRPGRSSQSHSRGRSERRSKSRSRSRSRSRSKSKRVSGFDMAPPTSAMLAAGAAAAATAGQIPGTSPTLPGVFPSIFPLATTQPFGALPVMPVQAMTQQATRHARRVYVGGLSPTANEQSVATFFSQVMAAIGGNTAGPGDAVVNVYINHEKKFAFVEMRSVEEASNAMALDGIIFEGAPVKVRRPSDYNPSLAATLGPSQPSPNLNLAAVGLTQGTSGGLEGPDRIFVGGLPYYFTEAQIRELLESFGPLRGFDLVKDRETGNSKGYAFCVYQDLSVTDIACAALNGIKMGDKTLTVRRANQGATQPKPEQESILQHAQQQIALQRLILQPQGVPTKVVCLTQALNVDDLMDDEEYEDIVEDMRQEGGKYGELVNVVIPRPNPNGEPSPGVGKVFLEYSDVEGSKKAQVAMNGRKFGGNQVIAVYYPESKFAEREYDG, via the exons atgactgATTGCGAAGAAACGCGGCATCAAGGAAACGGCGATAACCTCGAAAACAGTTACGGCGGAGGGTCTTCTCCTCAGCCTCGTTCTGACAATCAAAAAGATTCTAAATCTCAG CATGGATCTCGGGATTATGAGAGAGAGTCCTCTAGAAGTAGGGaaaaggagagagagagagtgcATGACAAGGAAAGGGAAAAGGATCGTGATCGCCATAGGGATAGGGATAGGGACCGAGAAAAGGATCGTGATCGGGACCGCCATCACAGAGATCGTCATAGGGATCGTAGTAGGGAGCGTAGTGAGAGGAGGGATCGGGGAAGAGACAGGGATGATGATGATTATTACCGTAGTCGAGACTATGACAg AAGAAGGGACTATGACAGAGACAGGAAGGACAGGCCTGGGCGCAGCTCCCAATCCCATTCAAGGGGTAGATCTGAACGCAGATCAAAGTCAAGATCTCGTTCTCGCTCACGCTCACGCTCAAAGAG TAAAAGAGTTAGTGGCTTTGACATGGCCCCTCCAACTTCAGCAATGTTAGCTGCTGGTGCTGCAGCAGCTGCTACTGCAG GTCAGATTCCTGGGACTAGCCCGACCTTACCTGGAGTATTCCCTAGCATCTTTCCTCTTGCAACCACTCAG CCTTTTGGTGCTCTGCCTGTTATGCCAGTTCAGGCAATGACTCAGCAG GCTACTAGGCATGCTCGTCGGGTCTATGTTGGAGGGCTTTCTCCTACAGCCAATGAACAG TCTGTTGCGACATTCTTCAGCCAAGTCATGGCTGCAATTGGTGGAAACACTGCTGGTCCAG GTGATGCTGTTGTTAACGTCTACATAAACCATGAAAAGAAGTTTGCTTTTGTAGAGATGAGATCTGTCGAGGAGGCCAGTAATGCAATGGCTTTGGATGGGATAATATTCGAG GGAGCACCTGTGAAGGTGAGGAGACCTAGTGACTACAATCCCTCGCTTGCTGCAACTCTTGGCCCAAGCCAGCCCAGTCCCAATCTTAATCTAGCTGCTGTGGGTCTAACTCAGGGCACTTCTGGTGGACTTGAGGGTCCAGACCGCATATTTGTTGGTGGGCTTCCTTACTACTTCACAGAAGCACAGATCCGCGAGCTATTGGAGTCCTTTGGGCCTCTTCGAGGGTTTGATCTGGTAAAAGATAGAGAAACTGGAAACTCGAAAGGCTATGCCTTTTGTGTTTATCAAGACTTGTCAGTTACAGATATAGCTTGTGCTGCtctaaatggaattaaaatgGGTGATAAAACTCTCACCGTTAGGCGAGCAAACCAGGGTGCTACCCAGCCTAAACCTGAGCAAGAGAGTATACTCCAGCACGCACAACAGCAGATTGCTTTGCAG AGGCTTATTTTGCAACCACAAGGGGTGCCTACGAAGGTTGTTTGCTTGACTCAAGCACTTAATGTGGATGATCTCATGGATGATGAGGAGTATGAAGACATTGTGGAAGACATGAGGCAAGAGGGTGGAAAATATG GTGAATTAGTGAATGTTGTCATTCCACGCCCAAATCCAAATGGAGAACCATCCCCAGGCGTAGGGAAG GTATTTCTGGAGTACTCAGATGTCGAAGGTTCCAAAAAAGCCCAAGTGGCTATGAATGGTCGGAAATTTGGTGGGAATCAAGTTATTGCTGTCTACTATCCGGAGAGCAAGTTTGCAGAGAGGGAGTACGATGGCTAA
- the LOC105780770 gene encoding uncharacterized protein LOC105780770: MVGLSVGEKHFIQGGIAQDLRSDGRKRLTYRPIYVETGVIPQAHGSARVRLGATDVIASVKAELGKPSALQPDKGNIAIYVDCSPTAAPMFEGRGGEELSTELSVALQRCLLGGKSGAGAGIDPTSLVVVEGKVCWDLYIDGLVISSDGNLLDALAAAIKAALSNTGIPKVDVAADATSDEQPEVNISDEEFLQFDTSGIPVIVTLTKVGRHYIVDATSEEESQMSSAVSISVNRKGHICGLMKRGGVGLDPSIILDMISVAKHVSEQLINKLDSEIAAAEASEEES, encoded by the exons ATGGTGGGACTTTCTGTTGGAGAAAAGCATTTCATACAAGGTGGAATTGCTCAAGACCTTCGTTCAGATGGTCGAAAAAGGCTAACTTACCGACCCATATATGTTGAAACTGGAGTTATTCCTCAG GCACATGGGTCGGCTAGAGTTAGGCTTGGTGCAACTGATGTTATTGCCAGTGTCAAG GCTGAACTTGGAAAACCAAGTGCATTGCAACCTGACAAAGGGAACATTGCTATATATGTTGATTGTAGTCCAACTGCGGCACCAATGTTTGAG GGTAGAGGGGGTGAGGAGTTGTCAACTGAGCTATCGGTTGCCTTGCAACGGTGCCTCTTGGGTGGTAAAAGTGGAGCAG GAGCTGGAATTGATCCCACATCTCTGGTGGTTGTGGAAGGAAAAGTGTGTTGGGATCTCTATATTGATGGTCTCGTTATTAGTTCAGATGGGAATTTGCTAGATGCCCTTGCTGCTGCCATTAAG gCTGCTTTAAGCAATACTGGCATCCCTAAGGTCGATGTTGCAGCAGATGCAACAAGTGATGAACAACCTGAAGTCAACATTAGTGATGAAGAGTTTCTACAGTTTGACACATCTGGAATCCCTGTCATTGTTACTCTAACAAAG GTGGGGAGGCACTATATCGTTGATGCTACATCGGAAGAGGAATCACAAATGAGCTCGGCTGTTTCGATTTCTGTTAACCGAAAAGGACACATTTGTGGGCTTATGAAACGTGGGGGTGTCGGCCTAGACCCGAGTATTATTCTTGACATGATTTCTGTAGCAAAACATGTAAGTGAACAGCTAATAAACAAGTTGGATTCTGAGATTGCTGCTGCTGAGGCAAGTGAAGAGGAATCATGA
- the LOC105780023 gene encoding splicing factor U2af large subunit B isoform X3: MPVQAMTQQATRHARRVYVGGLSPTANEQSVATFFSQVMAAIGGNTAGPGDAVVNVYINHEKKFAFVEMRSVEEASNAMALDGIIFEGAPVKVRRPSDYNPSLAATLGPSQPSPNLNLAAVGLTQGTSGGLEGPDRIFVGGLPYYFTEAQIRELLESFGPLRGFDLVKDRETGNSKGYAFCVYQDLSVTDIACAALNGIKMGDKTLTVRRANQGATQPKPEQESILQHAQQQIALQRLILQPQGVPTKVVCLTQALNVDDLMDDEEYEDIVEDMRQEGGKYGELVNVVIPRPNPNGEPSPGVGKVFLEYSDVEGSKKAQVAMNGRKFGGNQVIAVYYPESKFAEREYDG; encoded by the exons ATGCCAGTTCAGGCAATGACTCAGCAG GCTACTAGGCATGCTCGTCGGGTCTATGTTGGAGGGCTTTCTCCTACAGCCAATGAACAG TCTGTTGCGACATTCTTCAGCCAAGTCATGGCTGCAATTGGTGGAAACACTGCTGGTCCAG GTGATGCTGTTGTTAACGTCTACATAAACCATGAAAAGAAGTTTGCTTTTGTAGAGATGAGATCTGTCGAGGAGGCCAGTAATGCAATGGCTTTGGATGGGATAATATTCGAG GGAGCACCTGTGAAGGTGAGGAGACCTAGTGACTACAATCCCTCGCTTGCTGCAACTCTTGGCCCAAGCCAGCCCAGTCCCAATCTTAATCTAGCTGCTGTGGGTCTAACTCAGGGCACTTCTGGTGGACTTGAGGGTCCAGACCGCATATTTGTTGGTGGGCTTCCTTACTACTTCACAGAAGCACAGATCCGCGAGCTATTGGAGTCCTTTGGGCCTCTTCGAGGGTTTGATCTGGTAAAAGATAGAGAAACTGGAAACTCGAAAGGCTATGCCTTTTGTGTTTATCAAGACTTGTCAGTTACAGATATAGCTTGTGCTGCtctaaatggaattaaaatgGGTGATAAAACTCTCACCGTTAGGCGAGCAAACCAGGGTGCTACCCAGCCTAAACCTGAGCAAGAGAGTATACTCCAGCACGCACAACAGCAGATTGCTTTGCAG AGGCTTATTTTGCAACCACAAGGGGTGCCTACGAAGGTTGTTTGCTTGACTCAAGCACTTAATGTGGATGATCTCATGGATGATGAGGAGTATGAAGACATTGTGGAAGACATGAGGCAAGAGGGTGGAAAATATG GTGAATTAGTGAATGTTGTCATTCCACGCCCAAATCCAAATGGAGAACCATCCCCAGGCGTAGGGAAG GTATTTCTGGAGTACTCAGATGTCGAAGGTTCCAAAAAAGCCCAAGTGGCTATGAATGGTCGGAAATTTGGTGGGAATCAAGTTATTGCTGTCTACTATCCGGAGAGCAAGTTTGCAGAGAGGGAGTACGATGGCTAA
- the LOC105780023 gene encoding splicing factor U2af large subunit B isoform X2 codes for MKVFLIIRGQIPGTSPTLPGVFPSIFPLATTQPFGALPVMPVQAMTQQATRHARRVYVGGLSPTANEQSVATFFSQVMAAIGGNTAGPGDAVVNVYINHEKKFAFVEMRSVEEASNAMALDGIIFEGAPVKVRRPSDYNPSLAATLGPSQPSPNLNLAAVGLTQGTSGGLEGPDRIFVGGLPYYFTEAQIRELLESFGPLRGFDLVKDRETGNSKGYAFCVYQDLSVTDIACAALNGIKMGDKTLTVRRANQGATQPKPEQESILQHAQQQIALQRLILQPQGVPTKVVCLTQALNVDDLMDDEEYEDIVEDMRQEGGKYGELVNVVIPRPNPNGEPSPGVGKVFLEYSDVEGSKKAQVAMNGRKFGGNQVIAVYYPESKFAEREYDG; via the exons ATGAAGGTTTTTTTAATCATCAGAG GTCAGATTCCTGGGACTAGCCCGACCTTACCTGGAGTATTCCCTAGCATCTTTCCTCTTGCAACCACTCAG CCTTTTGGTGCTCTGCCTGTTATGCCAGTTCAGGCAATGACTCAGCAG GCTACTAGGCATGCTCGTCGGGTCTATGTTGGAGGGCTTTCTCCTACAGCCAATGAACAG TCTGTTGCGACATTCTTCAGCCAAGTCATGGCTGCAATTGGTGGAAACACTGCTGGTCCAG GTGATGCTGTTGTTAACGTCTACATAAACCATGAAAAGAAGTTTGCTTTTGTAGAGATGAGATCTGTCGAGGAGGCCAGTAATGCAATGGCTTTGGATGGGATAATATTCGAG GGAGCACCTGTGAAGGTGAGGAGACCTAGTGACTACAATCCCTCGCTTGCTGCAACTCTTGGCCCAAGCCAGCCCAGTCCCAATCTTAATCTAGCTGCTGTGGGTCTAACTCAGGGCACTTCTGGTGGACTTGAGGGTCCAGACCGCATATTTGTTGGTGGGCTTCCTTACTACTTCACAGAAGCACAGATCCGCGAGCTATTGGAGTCCTTTGGGCCTCTTCGAGGGTTTGATCTGGTAAAAGATAGAGAAACTGGAAACTCGAAAGGCTATGCCTTTTGTGTTTATCAAGACTTGTCAGTTACAGATATAGCTTGTGCTGCtctaaatggaattaaaatgGGTGATAAAACTCTCACCGTTAGGCGAGCAAACCAGGGTGCTACCCAGCCTAAACCTGAGCAAGAGAGTATACTCCAGCACGCACAACAGCAGATTGCTTTGCAG AGGCTTATTTTGCAACCACAAGGGGTGCCTACGAAGGTTGTTTGCTTGACTCAAGCACTTAATGTGGATGATCTCATGGATGATGAGGAGTATGAAGACATTGTGGAAGACATGAGGCAAGAGGGTGGAAAATATG GTGAATTAGTGAATGTTGTCATTCCACGCCCAAATCCAAATGGAGAACCATCCCCAGGCGTAGGGAAG GTATTTCTGGAGTACTCAGATGTCGAAGGTTCCAAAAAAGCCCAAGTGGCTATGAATGGTCGGAAATTTGGTGGGAATCAAGTTATTGCTGTCTACTATCCGGAGAGCAAGTTTGCAGAGAGGGAGTACGATGGCTAA